From Macaca mulatta isolate MMU2019108-1 chromosome 3, T2T-MMU8v2.0, whole genome shotgun sequence, the proteins below share one genomic window:
- the LOC144329461 gene encoding SH3 domain and tetratricopeptide repeat-containing protein 1-like isoform X2 has product MPRKAQCVIYHKLQLSLTHKVADKVLEGQLLETISQLYLSLGTEWAYKSALDYTKRSLEIFIDLQRKEAAAHAWLQAGKIYYILRQSELVDLYIQVAQNVDLYTGDPNLGLELFEAAGDIFFNGAWEREEGMSFYRVSWPVG; this is encoded by the exons ATGCCCAGGAAGGCCCAGTGTGTCATCTACCACAAGCTCCAGCTCTCCCTGACCCACAAAGTGGCCGACAAGGTGCTGGAGGGGCAGCTCCTGGAGACCATCAGTCAGCTCTACCTGTCCCTGGGCACGGAGTG GGCCTACAAATCCGCTCTGGACTACACCAAACGAAGTCTGGAGATTTTCATTGACCTCCAGAGGAAAGAGGCGGCGGCGCATGCCTGGctgcaagcagggaagatctattaCATCCTGCGGCAGAGCGAGCTGGTGGACCTGTACATCCAG gtggcacagaatgtggacctgtacacaggcgaccccaacctggggctggagctgtttgaggcagctggagacatctTCTTCAATGGGGCCTGGGAGCGGGAGGAAGGCATGTCCTTCTACcgggtgagctggcctgtgggctga
- the LOC144329461 gene encoding uncharacterized protein LOC144329461 isoform X1: MSGRQGRWTSTLLLPQGSMMLDSLRRMSFIFSMPCVFTLALPAAWEGQNTAHTRGLFPICTFQFICRQTHGRRQTGSRRMRALVLTPASDSRAYKSALDYTKRSLEIFIDLQRKEAAAHAWLQAGKIYYILRQSELVDLYIQVAQNVDLYTGDPNLGLELFEAAGDIFFNGAWEREEGMSFYRVSWPVG, translated from the exons atgtctgggaggcaggggagatggactagcacactcctcctgccacagggcagcatgatgcttgattccctcagaaggatgtccttcatcttttccatgccgtgtgtgttcaccctggccctcccagcagcctgggaagggcagaacactgcacacacaaGAGGGCTGTTCCCAATCTGCACATTCCAGTTCATCTGTCGCCAGACCCACGGGAggaggcagactggttccaggaggatgagAGCCCTTGTTCTGACACCTGCGTCTGATTCCAGGGCCTACAAATCCGCTCTGGACTACACCAAACGAAGTCTGGAGATTTTCATTGACCTCCAGAGGAAAGAGGCGGCGGCGCATGCCTGGctgcaagcagggaagatctattaCATCCTGCGGCAGAGCGAGCTGGTGGACCTGTACATCCAG gtggcacagaatgtggacctgtacacaggcgaccccaacctggggctggagctgtttgaggcagctggagacatctTCTTCAATGGGGCCTGGGAGCGGGAGGAAGGCATGTCCTTCTACcgggtgagctggcctgtgggctga